From the Paenibacillus sp. FSL H8-0548 genome, one window contains:
- a CDS encoding Rieske 2Fe-2S domain-containing protein produces MWQLALYEVAKVQDIPTGANIVVEVEGRSIGVYNVHGTFYAVHNYCPHQGAELCKGPVCGTNLESNVYEFIYGRDQEIIRCPWHGWEFDLKTGKSLFSEKVRVRSYPVEVADNIIYLSIGK; encoded by the coding sequence GTGTGGCAGTTGGCATTGTATGAGGTCGCGAAAGTTCAAGACATTCCAACTGGGGCCAATATTGTCGTTGAAGTAGAAGGGCGCTCCATTGGTGTGTACAATGTACATGGAACCTTTTATGCCGTCCACAATTACTGCCCTCATCAAGGAGCAGAGCTCTGCAAGGGACCGGTATGCGGAACAAATTTGGAATCTAACGTATACGAGTTTATCTATGGTCGTGATCAAGAGATTATTAGATGTCCTTGGCACGGCTGGGAGTTTGATCTAAAGACGGGGAAATCATTATTTAGTGAAAAAGTCAGAGTACGCAGCTATCCCGTAGAAGTGGCCGACAACATAATCTATCTCTCAATAGGAAAATAA
- a CDS encoding LamG domain-containing protein, with amino-acid sequence MNKLTASDSFIKTEGLVSLWDFQEKEGDSFIAKGPYPYKLQEMNGAVDVLEAPIAGGKAIDLSDHRWLSIARDECPMLNIHGAAAQFSVTAWVKRTERTSSGCEFVAGIWNETNKLRQYGLFINLEIWDSSEQACGHVSAVGGPTPGYKYCMTSAIGTTPVAKDEWHFIVFTYNGSESTIYLDGVLDRREGYNPFPYPDGIFDGGKDGADFTVGAVNRSGEIGNFYHGLLGCLAVYNRALSEKEITELYSSTAK; translated from the coding sequence ATGAATAAGTTAACAGCAAGTGATTCATTTATAAAAACAGAGGGCTTGGTTTCTTTATGGGACTTTCAGGAAAAAGAAGGCGATAGCTTTATCGCTAAAGGACCTTATCCATATAAGCTGCAAGAAATGAATGGTGCGGTTGACGTTCTCGAGGCTCCTATAGCAGGTGGAAAAGCGATTGATTTATCTGATCATAGATGGCTCAGCATCGCTAGAGATGAGTGCCCGATGTTAAACATTCATGGTGCAGCTGCTCAATTTTCGGTCACGGCATGGGTCAAAAGAACGGAAAGAACGAGCAGCGGCTGCGAGTTTGTGGCAGGCATTTGGAATGAAACGAATAAACTGCGTCAGTACGGACTATTTATTAATTTGGAAATTTGGGATAGCTCCGAGCAAGCATGCGGCCATGTATCAGCCGTTGGAGGGCCTACACCAGGGTATAAATATTGTATGACTAGTGCAATTGGTACGACACCGGTTGCAAAGGATGAATGGCACTTCATCGTGTTTACCTATAATGGAAGCGAATCAACGATTTATTTAGATGGCGTCCTGGATCGTCGAGAAGGCTATAATCCATTTCCTTACCCTGATGGTATATTTGATGGAGGTAAGGATGGAGCGGATTTTACCGTAGGGGCTGTGAATCGTTCAGGTGAAATCGGTAATTTTTATCACGGTTTATTAGGATGCTTGGCTGTATATAACCGAGCGTTAAGTGAGAAGGAAATAACAGAGCTTTACTCCAGCACTGCAAAATGA
- a CDS encoding FadR/GntR family transcriptional regulator: MMMRKTTFSITIEILRQKIISREWPPGSRIPTLQEISKELAVSVSTVREALRTLESQGNVSIEHGRGMYVRNDPLLLEDPTANLKELGDISLIKLLEARLLIEPKLAALSAEHATRTQVKQLRALADSMVNQMEEGGPFLDTDLSFHHLIAESAQQPVLLRMLESIYPLLSEGRKQTNTLPHMRTKASNYHILIAIAIEERHSEQARQLMHSHISDMIEALKK, encoded by the coding sequence ATGATGATGAGAAAAACTACCTTTTCAATAACAATAGAGATCCTAAGACAAAAAATTATTAGTAGGGAATGGCCTCCCGGATCGCGTATACCAACACTTCAAGAGATTTCTAAGGAGCTTGCTGTAAGTGTATCTACGGTAAGAGAAGCGCTGCGGACACTGGAAAGCCAAGGAAATGTCAGCATCGAACATGGACGGGGAATGTATGTACGCAACGATCCATTATTGTTAGAGGACCCTACAGCAAACCTTAAGGAACTTGGGGATATTTCTCTCATCAAATTACTGGAAGCAAGACTGCTCATTGAACCCAAACTCGCTGCCTTAAGTGCAGAGCATGCTACACGCACTCAGGTCAAGCAGCTTCGAGCGCTGGCTGACTCTATGGTTAACCAGATGGAAGAAGGGGGGCCATTTCTAGATACCGATCTTTCCTTCCATCATCTCATAGCGGAATCGGCACAGCAGCCTGTACTATTACGCATGCTCGAATCTATCTATCCCCTTCTCTCCGAAGGTCGCAAACAGACAAACACCCTGCCTCATATGCGTACCAAAGCATCCAATTATCACATCTTAATTGCGATCGCCATTGAAGAACGACACAGTGAGCAGGCAAGGCAGCTCATGCATAGTCATATTTCCGACATGATTGAAGCATTAAAGAAGTAA
- a CDS encoding carbohydrate ABC transporter permease, which yields MIRTRSESIFQYVNAALLTLLSLSIILPFIHIIAKSLSSEAYVLAKEIVFWPKGFNFLSYEYVLQNKQFYHSLTNSIFLAVVGTLISMIITVLAAYPLSRKHLPLSRMFMLLIIITMFFSGGIIPTYLIVKETGLLNSIWSLILPVALSPFNLILIRNFFQAVPDSLEESARIDGASNIRVLMSIYLPLSVPSIATISMFYAVGYWNSFFQAMMYITERRWMPMQMYLLQLVTDERTADLNISDVFREITPETIRAAAILCAVIPILCVYPFIQKYFVQGIMLGAEKG from the coding sequence TTGATTAGAACACGAAGCGAAAGTATCTTCCAATATGTAAATGCTGCTCTCCTAACGCTGCTATCGCTTTCAATCATTTTACCATTTATTCATATTATAGCTAAATCGTTAAGCAGTGAAGCCTACGTTCTAGCTAAAGAAATTGTATTTTGGCCTAAAGGATTTAATTTTCTTTCTTACGAGTATGTACTGCAAAATAAACAGTTCTATCATTCTCTGACAAACTCGATCTTTTTGGCAGTAGTAGGTACGCTGATTAGTATGATTATTACCGTATTAGCAGCTTATCCGCTATCGCGAAAACATCTTCCATTGTCCAGAATGTTTATGCTGTTGATTATTATCACGATGTTCTTCAGCGGTGGAATTATTCCCACTTATTTAATTGTTAAAGAAACAGGCCTGCTAAATTCGATTTGGTCCTTAATTTTGCCTGTCGCATTATCACCATTCAACTTGATATTGATCCGGAACTTTTTTCAAGCGGTGCCTGACTCCTTAGAAGAATCTGCACGAATTGATGGAGCCTCCAATATACGAGTGTTAATGTCGATCTATCTTCCTTTATCTGTTCCTTCGATTGCTACAATATCGATGTTTTATGCAGTAGGCTATTGGAATAGTTTCTTTCAGGCGATGATGTATATTACTGAGCGTCGATGGATGCCGATGCAGATGTATTTATTACAGCTTGTAACGGATGAGCGGACAGCAGACTTGAATATTAGTGATGTATTCCGGGAAATTACGCCTGAGACGATTAGAGCTGCGGCTATCCTTTGCGCCGTAATCCCAATCCTTTGCGTGTATCCGTTTATTCAAAAATACTTTGTTCAAGGTATTATGCTAGGTGCTGAAAAAGGATAA
- a CDS encoding response regulator yields the protein MRMLIVEDEYYVRERVAEGIDWHIHQVEVVEAVGNGTEAIAVLLREHIDLILTDINMPDMSGLELAKYTNEHYPAIKIIILTGYDSFEFAQESIQYNVHKYLIKPATNEELEEAVLEIKEVHEKELIEEHKLSLLQKSWGEHLPYLQQAFYKEWLYGRYALWEIETKSKKLSIHLDFKYAWPMTIDMDPISETNTRFFNEDRALVQFSLYTLSRDIFQDMDGVVLQNNDGMTIVLLFCVEESELSIWKTKVNTHLEKLFSAVKDTMKLTASVGIGTIVNHILHVAEAYKQSTMALRERIVLGNDVRIQYRHEVPQQDSWLVFDDLEKQLELAVEIEDLSKINDIVHKIMELRFNEGVASFEAKEILLRLINVFIRVSHTHGWSMRELLADKYQLFEEYQLLLSKNQIAEWLQKMAVIISMAISKRRKISTQISKAEIVQYINENLHEDTLSLYELSDRLYVNYSYLSRIFKKIIGESFSEYVLRLRMEKAKELLHAGYLVYDVAEQVGYKHVNYFSKLFSKYWNGIKPSEMKK from the coding sequence ATGAGGATGTTAATTGTTGAAGATGAGTATTATGTTCGAGAGAGAGTCGCTGAGGGAATCGATTGGCATATTCATCAGGTTGAGGTTGTCGAAGCGGTTGGTAATGGAACAGAAGCAATCGCTGTACTGCTGAGAGAACATATTGATTTGATTTTGACAGATATTAATATGCCCGATATGAGCGGGCTTGAGCTGGCAAAATATACGAATGAGCACTATCCCGCTATTAAAATTATTATTTTAACAGGCTATGATAGCTTTGAGTTTGCCCAAGAAAGCATTCAATACAATGTTCACAAATATTTGATTAAGCCTGCGACGAATGAAGAGCTGGAAGAGGCTGTGCTCGAGATTAAGGAAGTTCATGAGAAGGAATTAATTGAAGAGCATAAACTTTCGTTGCTGCAAAAAAGCTGGGGAGAGCATCTTCCGTACTTGCAGCAAGCCTTTTATAAGGAATGGTTGTATGGGAGATATGCATTGTGGGAAATTGAGACGAAAAGTAAAAAATTATCCATTCATCTTGATTTTAAATATGCTTGGCCTATGACGATTGATATGGATCCTATATCAGAAACGAATACTAGATTTTTTAATGAGGATCGGGCACTCGTACAATTTTCACTATATACGTTAAGCAGAGATATTTTTCAGGATATGGATGGAGTGGTATTGCAGAATAATGATGGCATGACGATTGTTTTATTATTTTGTGTAGAGGAAAGCGAGCTTAGTATTTGGAAAACAAAAGTAAATACTCATTTGGAGAAGCTGTTTAGTGCGGTCAAGGACACGATGAAGCTTACAGCTAGTGTAGGGATAGGCACGATTGTAAATCATATTTTGCATGTTGCTGAAGCCTATAAGCAATCGACGATGGCACTTCGGGAAAGAATCGTACTAGGGAACGATGTGCGAATTCAGTATCGACATGAAGTGCCGCAGCAGGATAGCTGGCTCGTATTCGATGATTTGGAGAAGCAGCTGGAGCTGGCTGTTGAAATAGAGGATTTGTCAAAAATAAACGACATTGTCCATAAAATTATGGAGCTTCGCTTTAATGAAGGAGTGGCGTCGTTTGAAGCGAAGGAAATATTACTCCGGCTGATCAATGTATTTATTCGGGTATCACATACACACGGCTGGTCGATGAGAGAGCTGCTTGCCGATAAATATCAACTATTTGAAGAGTATCAGCTATTGCTCAGCAAAAATCAAATCGCGGAATGGTTGCAGAAGATGGCCGTAATCATCAGTATGGCCATATCGAAAAGAAGAAAAATTAGTACTCAAATTAGTAAAGCGGAGATTGTCCAGTATATCAATGAAAACCTGCACGAGGATACACTAAGCCTCTATGAGCTATCAGATCGTTTATATGTGAACTATTCCTATCTCAGTCGTATATTCAAAAAAATTATTGGCGAATCATTTTCTGAATATGTGCTTCGCTTGCGAATGGAGAAGGCAAAGGAACTATTGCATGCCGGCTATTTGGTTTATGACGTTGCGGAACAGGTCGGCTATAAGCATGTGAATTATTTTTCTAAGCTGTTTTCTAAGTATTGGAATGGAATTAAACCAAGCGAGATGAAAAAGTAA
- a CDS encoding histidine kinase, which yields MKLKMTRHSIQLKLTITFLLVLLPLIATSLFANYYSQRVMYDQIYERTRGALLTTLEYVDQLVRNMDQQTLLISTNPNLVDVWKGNDSPLEDELLYDVHVVQQQLSAFTNINSIIQEAAILHGESGTGVSTLQGSMKWENISEEKWFADTVKAGGALVVHIPLITDSNTNDHLKQGHIYFTRSLDFFNGGDESNIIMLVVDKSSIEKTIQNLYSTTNTDISLYYNGLPIIENVKQSSLQNSDFYIEEQFGNWSIKFQQSKKELFEQPESIKKITYLIILISGLLAIIIAWFVYNEISKPLHIISSALKKFSSGMLSFNIKHNRKDEFGYLMNSFNAMAMAQKQLIENDYEKELRLARSEFTLLQSQINPHFLYNTLDLIYSVAIKNNITEISEMVMNLARFFRSSLGKGRETFTVEETITHLNYYIRVQQIRLIHFTVAYEIDEDTKNIEIVKLILQPIVENAIVHGLGRMVYDGELIVRAKLVADDLHIEVEDSGVGIEGQELMKIHEQLAKITSKFYLNDHTSDYNSYYGLKNVKSRLKFYYGETADLLIESKPGIGTKTTLIIPGSRRNNR from the coding sequence ATGAAACTTAAAATGACAAGGCATTCCATTCAGTTAAAGCTAACCATAACGTTTTTACTCGTGTTATTGCCGCTCATTGCGACAAGTCTATTTGCCAATTATTATTCGCAAAGGGTGATGTATGATCAAATTTATGAGCGAACTAGAGGTGCGCTATTAACGACTCTGGAGTATGTAGATCAATTGGTTAGAAATATGGATCAACAAACCTTATTGATCAGTACAAATCCGAATCTTGTTGATGTATGGAAAGGAAATGATTCTCCGCTGGAAGATGAGCTCCTATATGATGTGCATGTTGTTCAACAACAGCTATCGGCTTTTACGAATATAAATTCGATTATACAAGAAGCGGCAATCCTTCATGGGGAAAGTGGAACCGGAGTCTCTACGCTGCAAGGAAGCATGAAGTGGGAAAATATTTCCGAGGAAAAGTGGTTTGCAGATACGGTGAAAGCAGGGGGCGCACTTGTCGTTCATATTCCATTAATAACTGATTCGAATACGAATGATCACTTAAAGCAGGGTCACATCTATTTTACAAGATCATTGGATTTCTTTAATGGCGGTGACGAATCTAATATTATTATGCTTGTTGTAGATAAGAGTTCAATCGAGAAGACGATTCAGAACTTATATAGTACGACGAATACAGACATATCTCTGTATTATAATGGATTGCCAATTATAGAAAATGTGAAGCAGTCCAGTTTACAGAACTCGGATTTTTATATAGAGGAGCAATTTGGAAATTGGTCAATAAAGTTTCAGCAGTCTAAGAAAGAGCTGTTTGAACAGCCAGAAAGCATTAAGAAAATAACCTATTTGATTATTCTCATAAGCGGCTTATTAGCGATTATTATTGCATGGTTTGTATACAACGAGATTTCGAAGCCGCTGCATATCATTTCTTCTGCGTTAAAAAAGTTTAGCAGCGGGATGTTAAGTTTCAATATTAAGCACAATCGAAAAGATGAGTTCGGTTATCTGATGAATTCTTTTAATGCGATGGCTATGGCTCAAAAACAATTGATTGAAAATGATTATGAAAAAGAATTGCGGTTGGCCCGTTCAGAATTTACATTATTGCAGTCACAAATTAATCCGCATTTTCTATATAACACATTAGATTTGATCTATTCAGTAGCAATCAAAAATAATATTACTGAAATTAGTGAAATGGTTATGAACTTAGCTCGTTTTTTTCGGTCAAGCTTAGGGAAAGGACGAGAAACCTTTACAGTCGAAGAAACCATCACACACCTCAATTATTACATCCGCGTGCAGCAAATTAGACTTATTCATTTTACCGTTGCGTATGAGATTGATGAGGATACCAAAAATATTGAAATCGTAAAGCTTATTTTGCAGCCTATTGTAGAAAATGCGATCGTTCATGGCTTAGGTAGAATGGTGTACGATGGGGAATTAATCGTTCGAGCCAAGCTTGTAGCGGATGATTTGCATATTGAGGTCGAGGATAGCGGGGTCGGAATAGAGGGACAAGAGCTAATGAAAATTCATGAGCAGCTAGCAAAAATAACGAGTAAATTTTATCTTAACGATCATACGAGTGATTATAATTCCTATTATGGCTTAAAAAATGTGAAGTCCAGATTGAAGTTTTATTATGGCGAGACTGCTGATTTACTCATAGAAAGTAAACCAGGGATAGGCACAAAAACAACGTTGATCATACCAGGCAGCAGGAGGAACAATCGATGA
- a CDS encoding extracellular solute-binding protein, with product MVKRKIITALLASMLVITLLSGCGSNDSKNTGASESGSLKIMRTYHTGLEQFTGNDNINNNKLVNLLSEWSGLKLNYEPLPKDNVSQKISVLLASGDVPDILWIPGKSDYFKLAQQGAFEPLDDLIEQKIPNISTVFSQDELDAAKLDGVAYGIPIRVAQKVGNGLLVRTDILSELGLQAPTTLDEMHTTLKTIKEKNGIAPFTVATSNPGAFKAGFSPMAGAFGVDTSTIVKDGKLEFSWVQPEFKQFLGTMKNWYDEGLIDKEFAINKDVKDKMINGTAVMTTTYWADAMRIDQSIEEKGKSDTVHFIAPPVGQDGKSGLPEESLATTYLVIPKEAKNKTNAAEYYNFLLEDKTDMLITFGIENEDYTIENNEVVQTAEQSNQIPWRTLYFSLDTDKSFNSRLAAKGFLPYYNELLPFKQNREETGYAPFVEAWDTKFTELQNYMEENAMKFIMGKRDLSEFDKFVEEFNAKGGETAIKAMNEWFVKQ from the coding sequence ATGGTAAAACGAAAAATTATTACTGCATTACTCGCTTCAATGCTGGTGATCACACTCTTATCAGGATGTGGTTCTAATGATTCTAAAAATACTGGAGCATCAGAATCGGGTTCGTTAAAAATTATGAGAACCTATCATACAGGGCTAGAACAATTTACTGGTAATGATAATATTAATAACAATAAATTAGTCAACCTATTGAGTGAATGGTCAGGCCTTAAGCTGAACTACGAGCCATTGCCAAAGGATAACGTGTCACAAAAAATCTCAGTGTTGCTCGCTTCGGGTGATGTGCCGGATATACTCTGGATTCCAGGTAAATCTGATTATTTCAAGCTGGCACAACAAGGTGCATTTGAGCCGTTAGACGATTTAATTGAACAAAAGATCCCTAATATTTCGACTGTATTCTCACAGGATGAACTAGATGCAGCTAAATTAGATGGTGTAGCTTATGGTATACCTATTAGGGTTGCTCAAAAAGTAGGAAATGGTCTGTTAGTGCGTACAGATATACTAAGTGAGCTTGGTTTGCAAGCGCCTACAACATTGGATGAGATGCACACAACTTTAAAAACAATTAAAGAGAAGAATGGCATTGCGCCATTTACAGTGGCTACGTCCAATCCAGGAGCATTTAAAGCAGGCTTTTCTCCAATGGCTGGTGCATTTGGTGTAGATACATCAACCATTGTCAAGGATGGAAAATTGGAATTTTCTTGGGTACAGCCAGAATTCAAACAATTTCTAGGAACAATGAAGAATTGGTATGACGAAGGACTCATCGATAAGGAATTCGCGATTAATAAAGATGTTAAAGACAAGATGATCAACGGTACTGCAGTGATGACTACGACCTATTGGGCAGATGCGATGAGAATAGATCAATCTATTGAAGAGAAAGGTAAATCAGATACGGTACATTTCATTGCACCGCCAGTTGGGCAAGACGGTAAATCAGGTTTGCCAGAGGAATCATTAGCGACGACCTATTTAGTTATTCCAAAGGAAGCTAAAAATAAAACTAACGCTGCCGAATACTATAATTTTTTACTTGAGGACAAAACAGATATGTTAATTACCTTCGGAATCGAAAATGAGGATTATACGATCGAGAATAACGAAGTGGTTCAAACAGCGGAGCAAAGCAATCAAATACCGTGGAGAACATTGTACTTTTCACTAGATACGGATAAAAGCTTTAACTCAAGATTAGCAGCAAAAGGATTTTTGCCGTACTACAACGAGCTGCTTCCATTTAAGCAAAATAGAGAAGAGACGGGGTATGCTCCATTTGTAGAGGCATGGGATACGAAGTTCACAGAGCTGCAGAATTATATGGAAGAAAATGCAATGAAATTTATTATGGGTAAACGTGATCTGTCCGAATTTGATAAGTTTGTGGAAGAGTTTAATGCTAAAGGTGGAGAAACAGCAATTAAAGCAATGAATGAATGGTTCGTAAAGCAATAA
- a CDS encoding ABC transporter permease subunit, whose amino-acid sequence MINIGKKGSLRRGTTYLKYWDLYLMLVPALLFILVYKYLPMYGVVIAFKDFNIMKGIMNSPWVGLKHFQELFTFAEFPRVIRNTVVISLMKLAFGFPAPILLALMLNEMIFSRFKRLVQTVTYIPHFISWVVVGGIVIDLLSPSSGMINKFIEQLGFEPIFFMSDERYFRWMLVITDNWKEAGWGAIIYLAALLGINDEIFQAAKVDGANRLRQIWHISLPGIRSTIVILLLLRIGNVFDAGFEQILVMYNATVYNVADIIDTYVFRVGLGQMQFGLTTAAGLFKSAIGCVLLLIANSIARRSGEEGIF is encoded by the coding sequence ATGATTAACATCGGGAAGAAAGGTTCCTTGCGTAGAGGAACAACGTATTTGAAATACTGGGATTTGTATCTCATGCTCGTTCCAGCACTGTTATTTATACTCGTGTATAAATATTTACCGATGTATGGTGTAGTCATTGCCTTCAAAGACTTTAATATTATGAAAGGAATTATGAATAGCCCCTGGGTAGGCTTGAAGCATTTTCAAGAGCTCTTTACGTTTGCTGAGTTCCCTAGAGTTATTCGTAACACGGTAGTGATTAGTTTAATGAAATTAGCGTTTGGTTTTCCGGCGCCGATCTTACTCGCATTAATGCTTAATGAAATGATATTCAGTCGATTTAAACGTCTAGTTCAAACGGTGACGTATATCCCTCACTTTATTTCTTGGGTTGTTGTTGGCGGAATCGTTATTGATCTTCTTTCACCAAGCAGTGGCATGATTAATAAATTTATTGAGCAGTTAGGCTTTGAGCCGATTTTCTTCATGTCAGATGAACGATACTTCCGTTGGATGTTAGTCATTACTGACAATTGGAAAGAAGCGGGCTGGGGAGCCATTATTTATTTGGCTGCATTACTCGGAATTAATGATGAAATATTTCAAGCAGCTAAGGTAGATGGCGCGAATCGCTTAAGACAAATTTGGCATATCTCTTTACCAGGCATTCGTTCAACGATTGTGATTTTATTGCTGCTTCGAATTGGTAACGTTTTCGATGCTGGTTTTGAACAAATTTTAGTTATGTACAATGCAACGGTATATAACGTCGCCGACATTATTGACACGTATGTGTTTAGAGTAGGCTTAGGGCAAATGCAATTTGGCTTAACGACAGCTGCGGGCTTGTTCAAATCAGCGATTGGTTGTGTTCTTCTTCTTATTGCTAACAGCATAGCACGCCGTTCAGGAGAAGAAGGTATATTTTAA
- a CDS encoding AraC family transcriptional regulator, which produces MLELHSVHLDDMHPNWRIEEAATPFHILILQLKGEALYFIDGETIELSKGDLLYIPAGTVRSGKNSLAGPHKKYSAHFLINEPAKLPFYQNKKPFKIKLNLFNYMQQRFSFLVHQWLTKLPEYPVICEGIVIEMLGHVARDSQMKQFSPTKVRLVKEMQSYLLHHFKEKVSISALASELNRTPNYLTNTYKEITGFTPISYVHHLRIQTAIQLLQTSPITIREVSDLLGYSDQSHFNKMFKKLMGYPPSVVNHN; this is translated from the coding sequence ATGCTGGAACTACATTCTGTTCATCTAGATGATATGCATCCTAACTGGCGTATTGAAGAAGCTGCCACACCATTCCATATTCTCATCCTTCAATTAAAAGGTGAGGCTCTCTACTTCATTGATGGTGAAACGATAGAGCTATCGAAAGGGGATCTCTTATATATCCCTGCTGGCACTGTCCGCTCTGGAAAAAACAGCTTAGCTGGTCCTCACAAAAAATATTCTGCTCATTTTTTAATTAATGAACCTGCGAAGCTTCCCTTCTATCAGAATAAAAAACCGTTTAAAATTAAGCTTAATTTATTCAACTACATGCAGCAGCGCTTCTCATTTCTTGTGCATCAATGGTTGACTAAACTACCCGAGTATCCTGTTATTTGCGAAGGCATCGTAATTGAGATGCTTGGCCATGTAGCACGTGATAGTCAGATGAAACAGTTCTCTCCCACTAAGGTTAGATTAGTAAAAGAAATGCAAAGCTATTTGCTCCATCATTTTAAAGAAAAAGTAAGTATTTCAGCTCTAGCCTCGGAGCTCAATCGAACACCAAATTATCTTACAAATACTTATAAAGAGATTACTGGATTTACGCCTATATCTTATGTTCATCATTTACGCATTCAAACAGCCATTCAATTATTGCAAACATCACCTATTACCATTCGAGAAGTATCCGATCTCTTAGGGTACAGTGATCAATCGCATTTCAATAAAATGTTTAAGAAACTAATGGGTTATCCCCCTTCCGTTGTTAATCACAATTAA
- a CDS encoding amidohydrolase family protein: MIQETQALSIIDCDVHNTFRSIDDLLPYMDETWRSQAFLRGGGLPYVSPIGNKRKDANPPGGFPVGSDPDFMIKQLIEPYNMDYAILCCDAIIGVSSFADADYAAALCRAYNDYMIAEWLPKSSKFKGLLCIATQDPYQAALEIDRIAPHPDVVGVTIVGGSRMPYGQRFFHPIYEACQRNNVPLVIHPGAEGAGIFNPPTAVGYVSNYLEWHTCLPQTYMAHLVSFVCEGVFEKFPNFKVVFSEGGVAWLPPLLWRLDKNFKALRAANPWLKRMPSEYVRDHCFLTTQPIEEPDNPKHLKMIFEMFDAENMLLFSSDYPHWDFDDPTKILKQFPIEVRQKIFSENARKLFKLA; encoded by the coding sequence ATGATTCAAGAAACACAAGCTTTATCGATTATTGACTGTGATGTGCATAATACGTTTCGATCGATTGATGACTTGCTGCCCTATATGGATGAAACGTGGAGAAGCCAGGCCTTTCTTCGCGGAGGGGGGCTTCCTTATGTAAGTCCGATCGGCAATAAACGGAAGGATGCCAATCCGCCTGGCGGATTTCCAGTGGGCTCAGATCCTGATTTTATGATTAAGCAGCTGATTGAGCCCTACAATATGGACTATGCGATTCTTTGCTGCGATGCTATTATTGGTGTTTCTTCCTTCGCTGATGCAGATTATGCGGCTGCACTGTGCCGGGCATATAATGATTACATGATTGCAGAATGGCTGCCAAAAAGCTCGAAATTCAAAGGTTTGCTCTGTATAGCTACCCAAGACCCCTATCAGGCAGCTTTAGAAATTGATAGAATAGCACCACATCCCGATGTGGTTGGTGTAACGATCGTTGGCGGCTCTCGTATGCCGTATGGACAACGTTTTTTTCATCCGATCTACGAGGCCTGCCAACGTAATAATGTCCCATTGGTCATTCATCCCGGTGCCGAAGGAGCAGGTATATTTAATCCACCGACAGCTGTTGGCTATGTATCGAATTATTTAGAGTGGCATACGTGCTTGCCTCAGACTTACATGGCGCATCTAGTAAGCTTTGTATGTGAAGGGGTATTCGAGAAATTCCCTAACTTCAAAGTGGTATTTAGTGAAGGCGGAGTTGCATGGCTGCCTCCCCTGCTTTGGAGATTAGATAAAAACTTTAAAGCGCTGCGAGCAGCGAATCCGTGGCTGAAAAGAATGCCAAGCGAATATGTACGCGATCATTGCTTCCTAACGACTCAACCGATCGAAGAGCCGGATAATCCGAAGCATTTAAAAATGATATTTGAAATGTTTGATGCGGAAAATATGCTGCTATTCTCTAGCGATTACCCGCACTGGGATTTCGATGACCCAACTAAAATTTTGAAGCAATTCCCCATTGAGGTTCGTCAAAAAATCTTTAGTGAGAACGCCCGCAAGCTATTTAAATTGGCGTAG